From Pseudothermotoga thermarum DSM 5069, a single genomic window includes:
- a CDS encoding TRAP transporter permease, which translates to MRSLKGWAYYVGYFALVALGIFHLYTAIFGTFEAYLQRSIHLLFALPLVFVYFPFSKKSPKDRVPWYDWILVFVSALPCLYAVLNYERIIYRIVQVEIVRPEELIFGIILVVTLLEATRRVVGLALTILASAMILYMYLGHLLPGQWKGMYVSFDRIIEHLYLTGEGIFSTPLGVSATIVMIFLIFGGFLEKSGTGNYFMDLAKAVAGKTAGGPAKIAVISSGLFGSISGSAVANVYATGTFTIPMMKQLGFQPTFAGAVEAVASSGGQIMPPVMGAAAFIMASFLGIPYSKIIVAAFIPALLYYFGAYIMVHLRAKKLNLKGLSEELIPSIKSVLKNIYIILPIVVLVVMILRGYTPMRAAIASIATCWLVSLLNKGRRMGPKQILDAIYLGSKNVFVVAIACATAGIVVGAVSLTGVGFKIVSLIFSLAGNNPFMALVMVAILSLILGMGLPTTAAYIVASALAVPALIKFGFSPLSSHMFVFYFAVFSAITPPVALAAYAASSISGASPNETGFQALKLGIIAILLPFAFCYDKAFLMQSTPFMNLFALISGICAALMLGTGIEGYLEGHINLATRFALILLGLLSLCAWIPIRLIGLTVGIALLLLLYHRLRKEKNAEKAI; encoded by the coding sequence ATGAGATCGTTGAAAGGCTGGGCTTACTATGTGGGATATTTCGCATTGGTAGCTCTTGGGATTTTTCATCTTTACACCGCTATATTTGGTACTTTTGAAGCTTATTTGCAAAGGAGTATTCATCTTTTATTTGCTCTCCCTCTAGTGTTTGTGTACTTTCCCTTTTCGAAGAAAAGCCCAAAAGATAGAGTTCCTTGGTACGACTGGATATTGGTTTTTGTGTCCGCTCTTCCTTGCTTGTACGCCGTCTTAAATTACGAGAGAATAATCTACAGGATAGTTCAAGTTGAAATTGTGAGACCAGAAGAATTGATATTTGGCATAATTCTTGTTGTCACACTTCTTGAGGCAACTAGACGGGTTGTAGGACTTGCCCTAACAATACTTGCCTCGGCAATGATTTTGTACATGTACCTTGGCCATTTGCTTCCTGGCCAATGGAAGGGTATGTACGTTTCTTTTGATAGAATCATCGAACATCTTTACCTAACTGGTGAAGGAATTTTCTCCACGCCTTTAGGTGTTTCTGCGACAATTGTTATGATTTTTCTCATTTTCGGCGGTTTTCTTGAAAAAAGTGGGACAGGGAATTATTTCATGGATCTGGCCAAAGCTGTTGCAGGAAAGACCGCTGGAGGACCTGCCAAGATAGCTGTCATTAGCTCTGGATTGTTTGGTAGCATATCTGGATCGGCTGTTGCAAATGTTTACGCCACCGGAACGTTCACTATACCAATGATGAAACAACTAGGGTTTCAACCAACTTTTGCTGGTGCCGTTGAAGCTGTTGCAAGCTCAGGTGGGCAAATAATGCCTCCCGTTATGGGTGCAGCGGCCTTCATAATGGCATCTTTTTTGGGTATTCCATACAGTAAAATAATCGTTGCTGCTTTTATACCAGCTTTGCTTTATTATTTCGGAGCGTACATAATGGTTCACCTACGTGCAAAAAAGCTAAATTTGAAAGGATTATCCGAAGAATTGATACCTAGCATAAAAAGTGTTTTAAAAAATATATACATCATTCTTCCAATTGTGGTGCTTGTCGTAATGATATTACGCGGTTATACTCCAATGCGGGCAGCTATTGCAAGTATCGCAACTTGTTGGCTTGTTTCTTTACTCAACAAAGGAAGGAGAATGGGACCAAAACAAATCCTCGATGCTATCTACCTTGGCTCAAAGAATGTCTTCGTCGTTGCCATAGCCTGTGCCACAGCTGGGATTGTGGTTGGTGCGGTGAGCCTGACAGGAGTCGGGTTTAAAATCGTCAGCCTCATTTTCTCGTTAGCTGGTAACAATCCATTTATGGCTCTTGTTATGGTGGCAATACTTTCGCTGATACTTGGCATGGGACTTCCAACAACTGCAGCGTACATCGTTGCCTCGGCTTTGGCAGTTCCTGCACTGATAAAATTCGGCTTTTCCCCGCTTTCCTCTCACATGTTCGTTTTTTACTTTGCGGTTTTCTCGGCGATAACACCACCTGTTGCTTTGGCAGCATACGCGGCAAGTTCGATAAGTGGAGCTTCACCAAATGAAACCGGTTTTCAGGCTTTAAAACTTGGGATTATCGCTATTTTATTGCCCTTTGCTTTCTGCTACGATAAAGCGTTTTTGATGCAATCAACCCCATTCATGAACTTGTTTGCGCTTATTTCTGGCATTTGTGCTGCTTTGATGCTCGGCACGGGTATCGAAGGCTACCTTGAAGGGCACATCAATCTTGCCACTCGCTTTGCGCTGATCTTGTTGGGACTTCTTTCACTTTGTGCGTGGATACCGATTCGTTTGATCGGATTAACAGTTGGTATTGCTCTACTTTTGCTTCTTTATCATAGGTTGAGAAAAGAAAAAAATGCTGAAAAAGCTATTTGA
- a CDS encoding cold shock domain-containing protein yields MKGTVKWFDPKKGYGFITKKEGGDVFVHWSAIEMDGFKTLKEGQEVEFEIQNGPKGPQAAHVKVIK; encoded by the coding sequence ATGAAAGGTACAGTTAAGTGGTTTGACCCCAAAAAGGGGTACGGTTTCATAACCAAGAAGGAGGGTGGAGATGTTTTCGTCCATTGGTCGGCAATCGAAATGGACGGCTTCAAAACCCTCAAGGAAGGTCAGGAAGTAGAGTTTGAGATCCAAAACGGTCCAAAAGGACCACAGGCAGCACATGTTAAAGTTATAAAGTAA
- the aglA gene encoding alpha-glucosidase AglA: MASVKIAIIGAGSAVFSMRLVNDLCKTKGLAGSLVSLMDIDQKRLEGVYDLARRYVEELGADLKFEKTMDLEVALKDADFVINTALVGGHWYLEKVREISQKHGYYRGIDAQEFNMVSDYYTISNFNQLKFFVDVARLMEKLCPKAWLLQTANPVFEGTNLIRRCSNIKVVGFCHGHYGVHEMVEALGLDIEKVDWQVAGFNHAIWLNRFVVEGKNGYELLDKWIEKNSHTWKPKTPFDLQLSPAAIDMYKFYGQLPIGDTPRNGSWKYNYNLEVKKKWYGEPWGGADSELGWKWYQDMLQATTNAIEYLQKNKFIKLLQLETYMKLAPEGIPEELKQQAKIFASPDKLSGEQHILFIDSLVNNIPRRFVINVPNEGYIPQLPDGVVVEVPAIVDAKGWHVEKIEPPLTDRVVKYYLMPRMMRMEMALDAIMNGDKDVLIEFLIRDPRTKSYEQAVAVIEEIMSLPGNEKMKEHYEKRIKL; the protein is encoded by the coding sequence ATGGCTTCGGTGAAAATTGCCATTATTGGTGCTGGCAGTGCGGTTTTTTCGATGAGGCTTGTGAATGATCTTTGTAAAACCAAAGGCTTAGCTGGCAGTTTGGTCAGTCTCATGGACATCGATCAGAAACGACTTGAAGGTGTTTACGATCTTGCCAGAAGGTATGTTGAAGAACTTGGTGCAGATTTGAAGTTTGAGAAAACAATGGACCTTGAGGTTGCTTTAAAAGATGCTGATTTCGTCATAAACACTGCTTTGGTTGGAGGGCATTGGTACCTTGAAAAGGTAAGGGAAATCAGCCAAAAGCATGGTTATTACCGTGGGATAGATGCACAAGAATTCAACATGGTTTCGGACTATTACACGATAAGCAATTTCAATCAGTTGAAGTTTTTTGTTGACGTTGCAAGGCTTATGGAGAAGTTATGTCCGAAGGCGTGGCTTTTACAGACTGCAAATCCCGTCTTTGAGGGTACGAATTTAATAAGAAGGTGTTCAAACATAAAAGTTGTTGGATTCTGTCATGGGCACTATGGGGTACATGAGATGGTTGAGGCACTTGGGCTAGATATAGAGAAGGTGGACTGGCAGGTTGCTGGGTTCAACCATGCGATATGGTTGAACAGGTTTGTTGTGGAAGGGAAGAACGGCTATGAACTTTTGGACAAGTGGATAGAAAAGAATTCTCACACATGGAAGCCGAAGACACCGTTTGATTTGCAGCTTAGTCCTGCTGCGATAGACATGTACAAATTTTACGGTCAGCTTCCGATAGGAGACACGCCGAGGAATGGTTCGTGGAAGTACAACTACAATTTAGAGGTTAAGAAGAAATGGTACGGTGAACCTTGGGGAGGAGCGGATTCGGAGCTAGGGTGGAAGTGGTATCAAGACATGCTGCAGGCTACGACGAATGCGATAGAGTACTTGCAAAAGAACAAGTTTATAAAGTTGCTGCAGCTTGAGACGTACATGAAGCTTGCGCCGGAAGGAATACCTGAGGAGCTGAAGCAACAGGCGAAGATATTTGCATCGCCTGACAAGTTGAGTGGCGAGCAGCACATACTGTTCATAGATTCTTTGGTTAACAACATTCCAAGAAGGTTTGTGATAAATGTGCCGAACGAGGGCTACATACCGCAGTTACCGGATGGGGTTGTGGTGGAGGTACCTGCGATAGTTGACGCGAAAGGTTGGCACGTAGAGAAGATAGAACCGCCGTTGACGGACAGAGTGGTGAAGTACTATTTGATGCCGAGGATGATGAGAATGGAAATGGCATTGGATGCGATAATGAACGGAGACAAGGATGTTTTGATTGAATTTTTAATAAGAGATCCAAGGACGAAGTCTTACGAACAAGCTGTTGCAGTGATAGAGGAAATAATGTCTTTACCGGGAAATGAAAAGATGAAAGAACACTATGAAAAACGAATCAAATTATGA
- a CDS encoding cytochrome b5-like heme/steroid binding domain-containing protein has product MKRLSIIGILTAVAFLVFAAPTLDKFDVTKFNGEYMIISLKTLLETPNYVSVEGVVYAFEHPKKFLTRQEVDPSKLTDDNFVGILGITIDELKKYNGKDGPAMVAVNGIVYDVSWSRLWKDGTHANRHNAGEELTHDIVKLSPHGVKKLEGFKPFGILVFTPQQLQKYNGKGGAKSYAAVLGVVYDMSQSQTVKDGVHYAYPMGNELTYEISQRPGHVELLKRSHIYPIGLLVFDEENLSIYDGTKVKAIVRAGELFKSFIMVGNKVYDVTQVADWRNRLNLDSAAPAGKDYTTQFECELGPSCGHDHPDVEVLKDIPVVGYRIW; this is encoded by the coding sequence ATGAAACGTCTTTCTATCATCGGCATTCTAACGGCTGTTGCTTTTCTTGTTTTTGCCGCGCCAACTTTGGACAAATTCGATGTGACAAAGTTCAACGGAGAGTACATGATAATAAGCCTTAAAACTTTGCTTGAAACGCCCAACTACGTTTCAGTTGAAGGAGTTGTTTACGCGTTTGAGCATCCAAAGAAATTTTTGACAAGACAGGAAGTTGATCCTTCAAAACTCACAGATGACAACTTTGTTGGAATTCTTGGAATAACCATTGACGAGCTTAAAAAGTACAATGGCAAAGACGGTCCAGCAATGGTTGCAGTAAACGGGATAGTTTACGATGTATCTTGGTCAAGGCTTTGGAAGGACGGAACGCATGCCAATCGTCACAACGCTGGAGAAGAACTGACGCACGATATAGTCAAGCTCTCACCCCACGGTGTCAAAAAGCTTGAAGGTTTCAAACCTTTTGGAATACTAGTTTTTACACCACAGCAACTTCAAAAATACAACGGTAAAGGCGGAGCAAAATCTTACGCGGCAGTTCTTGGCGTTGTATACGATATGAGTCAATCTCAAACGGTAAAAGATGGTGTTCATTACGCATATCCAATGGGTAATGAATTGACTTATGAAATTTCCCAAAGGCCAGGACACGTTGAGCTTTTGAAAAGATCACACATTTATCCAATAGGTTTGTTGGTCTTTGACGAAGAAAACTTGTCCATATACGATGGAACAAAAGTTAAAGCGATAGTAAGAGCAGGGGAACTTTTCAAATCTTTCATAATGGTTGGAAACAAAGTCTACGATGTCACCCAAGTTGCCGATTGGAGAAACAGGCTAAATTTGGATTCAGCTGCACCCGCAGGAAAAGATTACACAACGCAGTTTGAATGTGAGCTTGGACCGTCGTGTGGGCATGATCATCCGGACGTCGAGGTTCTTAAAGACATTCCAGTTGTAGGGTATAGAATATGGTAG
- the panD gene encoding aspartate 1-decarboxylase, which translates to MKRLMLKSKLHMARVTDKNLEYEGSIEIDENLMKAVDLKEFEQVLVVDIENANRFETYVIKGKAGSGIIALNGAAARLVEKGDRIIIMAFGLFDDDEYKSPKIAILNERNEIVQMK; encoded by the coding sequence GTGAAAAGATTGATGCTCAAATCAAAGCTTCACATGGCAAGGGTGACGGATAAAAATCTTGAATATGAAGGAAGTATAGAAATAGATGAAAATTTAATGAAAGCAGTTGATTTGAAAGAATTTGAACAAGTTTTAGTTGTGGACATTGAAAACGCAAACAGATTTGAAACTTATGTCATAAAGGGAAAAGCGGGTAGCGGTATCATCGCGCTGAACGGAGCGGCTGCAAGGCTGGTTGAAAAGGGAGATAGAATAATCATCATGGCATTTGGTCTTTTCGACGACGATGAATATAAATCCCCAAAAATAGCTATACTCAACGAGAGAAACGAGATTGTCCAGATGAAGTGA
- a CDS encoding GNAT family N-acetyltransferase — protein MELEITQAPLNCSSEFAKYVMMTGERFLKAAFGKNVQKMLESLFVRKNNLFSYECTRFAVADGKIVGAVVFYPYEYYIKARWNTGFLIVKNILFTKIFGLIKIDRGLGKHKKDEVYLSHLAVDPSYRGMGIGHRLLEHVVEEAERLKKKKVVLHVESDNVKAIGLYKSFGFLTEKTAKIKVSGQNFEFLKMVKYI, from the coding sequence ATGGAACTTGAAATAACACAGGCACCATTGAACTGCTCAAGTGAGTTTGCAAAATATGTTATGATGACCGGTGAAAGATTTCTCAAAGCGGCGTTTGGAAAAAACGTTCAAAAAATGCTTGAAAGTTTGTTCGTTAGGAAAAATAACCTTTTTAGCTATGAATGCACAAGATTCGCAGTTGCAGATGGAAAAATTGTCGGAGCAGTTGTTTTCTATCCGTATGAATACTATATAAAAGCTCGTTGGAACACAGGCTTTTTGATAGTGAAAAATATCTTGTTCACAAAAATTTTTGGTCTAATCAAAATCGATCGGGGATTGGGAAAGCATAAGAAAGACGAAGTGTACCTGAGTCATTTGGCAGTTGATCCTAGTTACAGAGGCATGGGAATTGGTCACAGACTTCTTGAGCACGTGGTTGAAGAGGCTGAGCGCTTGAAAAAGAAAAAAGTAGTCCTACACGTTGAAAGCGATAACGTCAAAGCAATTGGCTTGTACAAAAGTTTTGGTTTCCTAACGGAAAAAACCGCAAAAATTAAAGTTTCTGGTCAGAATTTCGAATTTCTCAAAATGGTCAAATACATTTGA